One Legionella lansingensis genomic region harbors:
- a CDS encoding TauD/TfdA family dioxygenase: MIKVGFSHHGELTIMEDCRIEDGFPTLITVNKNLNSHDWKQRLAIYKAQFKQQLLKRGALVFRDFSIDSTENFSDFIKTMDLGSFVNYIGGDSPRDKVTNEIYTSTEAPPSIYIPPHQELSYLKTYPKYISFYCEIEPQIQGETVIADARKVYQRLDSNVIKHFQEKGLTYISHYYQQSKFMDVINYFANSHKSWVDVFETDKKEEVEAFCQSNEIRWKWLRSNWIEIRHTRPATLEHPITKETVWFNQAHLYDFNPRLLGLVNFLAMKFIYFRRLTRLHEVTFADGSIIPREDLYHILDVLRKNTVSLPWKKGDVMILDNILTMHGRATFKGKRRILTALIS; this comes from the coding sequence GTGATCAAAGTTGGATTTAGTCATCATGGAGAGTTAACTATTATGGAAGATTGTCGTATTGAAGATGGATTTCCTACGCTCATTACGGTCAACAAAAATTTAAATTCCCATGACTGGAAACAAAGACTTGCTATTTATAAAGCTCAGTTCAAACAACAGTTATTGAAAAGAGGCGCCTTAGTTTTTCGTGATTTTTCTATAGATTCTACTGAGAATTTTTCCGACTTTATCAAAACAATGGATTTAGGATCATTTGTAAATTACATAGGTGGAGATAGCCCCCGCGACAAAGTGACAAATGAAATTTATACGTCCACGGAGGCCCCGCCTAGTATTTATATTCCTCCACATCAAGAGCTGTCATACCTGAAAACGTATCCTAAATATATTTCTTTCTATTGTGAAATCGAACCGCAGATTCAGGGAGAAACCGTTATTGCTGATGCCAGGAAAGTTTACCAAAGGTTAGATTCCAATGTAATAAAACACTTCCAAGAAAAAGGTTTGACCTATATCTCACACTACTATCAACAAAGCAAATTCATGGATGTGATTAATTATTTTGCAAATTCACACAAATCCTGGGTTGATGTTTTCGAAACCGATAAAAAAGAAGAAGTAGAAGCATTCTGTCAAAGCAATGAAATTAGGTGGAAATGGTTGCGAAGCAATTGGATTGAGATAAGGCACACAAGACCTGCAACCCTTGAGCATCCAATTACTAAAGAGACTGTTTGGTTTAATCAAGCACATCTTTACGATTTTAACCCCAGGCTTCTGGGTCTAGTCAATTTCCTTGCAATGAAATTTATTTACTTTCGCCGTTTAACAAGATTACATGAGGTCACTTTTGCGGATGGCAGTATCATACCCCGCGAAGATTTATACCATATATTGGATGTATTAAGGAAAAACACCGTTTCTCTCCCCTGGAAAAAAGGAGATGTCATGATTTTAGATAATATACTTACCATGCATGGTAGGGCTACTTTTAAAGGGAAGCGTAGAATTTTAACGGCATTAATATCCTAG
- a CDS encoding IS4 family transposase, protein MLLDTLSNIPQEIFKFFTYEADRIGKETGFQKRRSKLTPSVFIKSLITLCFSEHFNLELFCGLVKTQKVYIKKQSLHERFNERTAGFLKAFSLFCLKHFQMKKLPQLQGLEQFSSLNIIDSSTISLHQALNELFKGSGGAASSSAMKIQMMFDYLGGQIKELTLTSGCDNDQGFDNYFNTIEKGALYLMDLGYFKLNTFKKIMEENAFFISRLLTGTKLLTQDKKPFDLLVTLENAAPFFSQQVLMGATHKIPVRLVAQRLPPVIAEQRRRRLIKDHRRRGSTPNQESLALQSWSIYITNTSETQINNKAIHQTYALRWQVELLFKLSKSLMHIDSIKTKKFARVIIETYGKFIAMMLLFLLCNPMRNIEGKQLSFYKACHQLSSKATGLIIALMSPYRLKHFLNDFYENLSLFAIKDSKKKPLLTFDFCEGECF, encoded by the coding sequence ATGCTGCTGGATACCCTATCAAATATTCCTCAAGAAATCTTTAAATTTTTTACTTATGAAGCGGATCGGATAGGAAAGGAAACAGGTTTTCAGAAACGCCGTTCAAAATTGACACCTAGTGTTTTTATAAAATCATTGATAACGCTCTGTTTTTCAGAACATTTTAATTTGGAACTTTTCTGTGGATTGGTAAAAACGCAAAAAGTTTATATCAAAAAACAATCATTACATGAGCGATTTAACGAACGAACAGCCGGATTTCTTAAAGCCTTTTCATTATTCTGTTTAAAGCACTTTCAAATGAAAAAGTTACCTCAACTCCAAGGATTGGAGCAATTTAGTAGCCTTAACATCATTGATAGCAGTACTATATCCTTACATCAGGCGCTGAATGAGCTTTTTAAAGGCAGTGGCGGAGCCGCATCCAGTTCCGCTATGAAAATCCAAATGATGTTTGATTATCTTGGTGGACAAATAAAAGAGCTTACTCTAACTTCGGGCTGTGATAACGATCAGGGCTTTGATAATTATTTTAATACTATTGAAAAAGGAGCTCTTTATTTAATGGATTTAGGTTATTTTAAACTGAACACGTTTAAGAAAATTATGGAAGAAAACGCTTTCTTCATAAGCCGCTTGCTCACCGGAACTAAACTTCTAACACAAGATAAGAAACCTTTTGATTTACTCGTTACCTTGGAGAATGCTGCACCATTCTTTTCTCAGCAGGTCCTTATGGGAGCAACGCATAAAATTCCTGTCCGCTTGGTCGCTCAACGATTACCACCAGTCATTGCCGAGCAAAGGCGGAGAAGACTTATAAAAGATCATCGTCGCCGTGGTTCCACACCAAACCAGGAATCGTTGGCTTTACAAAGTTGGTCTATTTATATTACCAATACCTCTGAAACTCAAATCAATAATAAAGCAATTCATCAAACGTATGCTTTACGATGGCAGGTAGAACTCCTCTTTAAATTAAGTAAATCCTTAATGCATATTGACTCTATCAAAACTAAAAAGTTTGCTCGAGTGATTATTGAAACCTATGGTAAGTTTATTGCAATGATGCTTTTGTTTTTGCTATGCAATCCCATGCGCAACATAGAAGGCAAACAACTCTCTTTTTATAAAGCCTGTCACCAACTAAGTTCCAAGGCTACTGGATTGATTATCGCCCTCATGTCTCCTTATCGATTAAAGCATTTCTTGAATGATTTCTATGAAAATCTCTCCCTCTTTGCTATCAAAGATTCAAAAAAGAAACCTCTTTTGACCTTTGACTTCTGCGAAGGAGAGTGCTTTTAA
- a CDS encoding RT0821/Lpp0805 family surface protein — protein sequence MKKIAMVSLSLSVFLAGCAQVTNEGVGTVTGGVVGGLLGSQFGGGSGKVAAAAGGALLGAYLGGNIGRTMDRLDRLEMQRALETAPTGRAVVWQNPDNGNRYTVQPTRTYYTNNQPCREYITRAIIGGKSQQIYGKACRQADGSWKVVS from the coding sequence ATGAAAAAAATAGCAATGGTATCTCTTTCCTTATCTGTTTTCCTTGCTGGTTGTGCACAAGTAACGAATGAGGGCGTGGGTACTGTCACAGGTGGTGTTGTGGGTGGACTTCTCGGCAGCCAATTTGGCGGTGGTTCAGGTAAAGTAGCTGCTGCGGCTGGTGGTGCTTTATTGGGCGCTTACCTAGGAGGTAATATTGGTCGTACCATGGACCGTCTTGACAGACTAGAGATGCAAAGAGCCCTGGAAACTGCGCCAACAGGACGTGCTGTCGTTTGGCAAAACCCTGATAATGGTAATCGTTACACCGTTCAACCTACCAGGACTTATTACACCAATAATCAACCCTGCCGTGAATACATCACAAGAGCCATCATTGGTGGTAAATCCCAACAAATCTACGGCAAAGCTTGTCGACAAGCAGACGGCTCCTGGAAAGTGGTCAGTTAA
- the alr gene encoding alanine racemase, giving the protein MTRPTRVHINATALLHNLNQIKRCTTASKVIAMVKAHAYGCGLSAVVPVLDGQVYAFGVACLEEALAIRALGVRGECVLFQGIFSPEELQLVSTHRLQCVIHQPHQLQWLLANPLPNRIKVWVKVNTGMHRLGFPPQDIYEVMTALTNCPWVDSEIGLMTHLACADEPTDPSVQKQLRMFRELDLPPVKIIKSISNSAAILALPDTHEDVVRPGIMLYGVSPFADKTGQELGLMPVMRFVSAISAIHHYPAHVRVGYGGIWQTTRPSIIGVVAVGYGDGYPRHVAPNTPVWLNGFRVPIVGRVSMDMLTVDLTDVPLVKIGDPVELWGQHIPVESIASSARTIAYELLCQFSPRVRQE; this is encoded by the coding sequence GTGACAAGACCAACTCGAGTGCATATTAATGCGACTGCACTCTTGCATAATCTGAATCAGATAAAACGCTGTACCACAGCATCAAAAGTGATTGCGATGGTTAAAGCTCATGCCTATGGTTGTGGTCTGTCGGCAGTAGTGCCAGTCCTAGATGGGCAAGTCTATGCGTTTGGTGTGGCTTGTCTTGAAGAGGCTTTAGCTATTCGTGCTCTGGGGGTCAGAGGTGAGTGTGTTTTATTTCAGGGAATATTTAGCCCGGAAGAGCTGCAATTGGTTTCTACTCATCGCTTACAATGTGTAATTCATCAACCGCATCAACTTCAATGGTTATTAGCCAACCCATTGCCTAATAGAATTAAGGTCTGGGTAAAAGTAAATACGGGAATGCATCGTTTAGGTTTTCCGCCGCAGGATATTTATGAGGTCATGACCGCCTTGACGAATTGCCCGTGGGTTGATTCTGAAATTGGCTTGATGACTCATTTGGCATGTGCTGACGAACCGACCGATCCCAGTGTTCAAAAACAATTGCGCATGTTTAGAGAGCTTGATTTGCCACCTGTTAAGATAATCAAAAGTATCAGCAATTCTGCAGCCATCTTGGCTCTGCCAGATACGCATGAGGACGTGGTGCGCCCGGGCATCATGCTCTATGGGGTGTCTCCCTTTGCGGATAAAACGGGACAAGAATTAGGTTTGATGCCTGTCATGCGTTTTGTTTCTGCGATTAGTGCTATACATCATTATCCGGCTCATGTTCGTGTGGGCTATGGAGGAATTTGGCAAACCACAAGGCCTTCAATTATTGGCGTTGTTGCTGTAGGTTATGGGGATGGTTACCCTCGCCATGTTGCTCCTAATACACCGGTTTGGCTCAATGGTTTTCGTGTTCCTATTGTCGGACGAGTATCTATGGATATGTTGACTGTGGATTTAACAGACGTTCCATTAGTAAAGATTGGCGATCCTGTGGAGCTATGGGGACAACATATCCCTGTAGAATCAATAGCTTCCTCAGCGAGAACCATCGCATATGAGTTGCTTTGTCAGTTTTCGCCCAGAGTGCGACAAGAGTAA
- the dnaB gene encoding replicative DNA helicase — protein sequence MAAEIKTRKSTVDPLKLPPHSVEAEQSILGGLMLDNQVWDTISLKLCEADFYRIEHRVLYHAIVELARKDQPFDVVTLLDILKSNNQLDDAGGETYLFELANNTPSVANISAYADIVREKSVQRQLISVANDIADSAYNPMGREVTELLDYAETKVFAIAEQTGGDGGPEGIKSILVKTVEKIDALYHNGNAITGLATGLTDFDEKTSGLQPSDLIIVAGRPSMGKTTLVMNMAEHAAINANKPVLVFSMEMPADSLAMRMMSSLGRIDQHRLRTGKLEDDDWPRVTSAVHLLSEAPLFIDDTAALSPAEMRARSRRLAKEHGQLGLVVVDYLQLMKVPGFKADNRTAEISEISRSLKSLAKELEVPVIALSQLNRSLEQRQDKRPVMSDLRESGAIEQDADLICFIYRDEVYNEDSPDKGTAELIIAKQRNGPIGKVKVAFLGKYTRFEDLAFNGYSGVD from the coding sequence ATGGCAGCAGAAATAAAAACGCGTAAAAGCACTGTCGATCCACTTAAATTGCCTCCTCATTCGGTTGAAGCTGAACAGTCAATCCTTGGGGGATTGATGCTTGATAATCAGGTGTGGGATACGATTAGTCTGAAATTATGTGAAGCAGATTTTTATCGTATCGAGCATCGTGTTCTTTATCATGCCATTGTGGAGTTGGCAAGAAAGGATCAGCCTTTTGACGTTGTGACTTTACTTGATATTCTGAAATCCAACAATCAATTGGATGATGCCGGTGGCGAAACGTATCTCTTTGAGTTGGCCAATAACACGCCAAGTGTTGCTAATATTTCTGCTTATGCCGATATTGTTCGTGAAAAGTCGGTTCAACGTCAGCTCATTAGTGTTGCCAATGACATTGCAGATTCTGCTTATAATCCCATGGGCAGAGAGGTAACGGAATTACTTGATTATGCTGAAACTAAAGTGTTTGCCATTGCTGAACAGACTGGTGGAGATGGTGGCCCAGAAGGTATCAAATCCATTCTGGTAAAAACGGTAGAGAAAATTGATGCCCTTTATCATAATGGTAATGCTATAACCGGTTTAGCGACTGGTTTAACTGATTTTGATGAAAAAACATCGGGCTTGCAACCCTCTGATTTGATCATCGTCGCTGGACGACCTTCCATGGGTAAAACCACCTTAGTCATGAATATGGCTGAACATGCAGCTATTAATGCAAATAAGCCGGTACTGGTTTTTTCTATGGAAATGCCTGCTGATTCTTTGGCCATGCGCATGATGTCTTCCTTAGGAAGGATTGATCAACATCGATTGCGAACTGGCAAACTCGAAGATGATGATTGGCCAAGAGTAACTTCCGCTGTGCATTTATTATCGGAAGCCCCTTTGTTCATTGACGATACCGCAGCTTTAAGTCCCGCTGAAATGCGTGCTCGCTCTCGTCGATTAGCTAAGGAGCATGGGCAATTAGGTTTAGTTGTTGTTGACTATTTACAGCTAATGAAAGTACCGGGTTTTAAAGCTGACAACCGCACCGCGGAAATTTCTGAAATATCCCGCAGCCTAAAATCGTTGGCTAAAGAACTTGAAGTGCCGGTGATTGCTTTATCTCAGTTGAATCGTAGTCTTGAGCAACGGCAGGATAAGCGACCGGTAATGTCGGATTTGCGTGAGTCTGGTGCTATAGAGCAAGATGCTGATCTCATTTGTTTTATTTATCGTGATGAAGTATATAACGAAGACAGCCCCGATAAGGGAACCGCTGAACTTATTATTGCAAAGCAACGTAATGGCCCTATTGGGAAGGTCAAGGTAGCTTTCCTTGGTAAATACACCCGCTTTGAAGATTTAGCTTTTAATGGTTATTCTGGAGTAGATTGA
- a CDS encoding DUF2147 domain-containing protein: MRQWKGLLAFVLTVFFLPVALAQSPAGTWTTIDDKTGQKRAVVRLTVSGGTLSGTIVKVYPQPGDTGICSKCPGGFKNKPIKGLQFVWGLKDKGNGEWEGGQILDPKTGKIYRAKMSLKGNKLYVRGYLGVSMLGRTQVWVR; this comes from the coding sequence ATGAGACAATGGAAGGGGTTATTAGCATTTGTACTAACAGTATTTTTCTTGCCTGTTGCTTTAGCTCAATCACCAGCCGGTACGTGGACAACTATCGATGATAAGACAGGACAAAAACGCGCTGTTGTTCGTTTAACTGTGTCAGGTGGTACTTTAAGTGGCACTATTGTAAAAGTTTATCCGCAACCCGGTGATACCGGTATTTGCTCTAAATGTCCGGGTGGTTTCAAAAACAAACCCATCAAAGGTCTGCAATTTGTATGGGGTCTAAAGGACAAGGGCAATGGTGAGTGGGAAGGTGGTCAAATTCTTGATCCTAAAACCGGAAAAATTTATCGCGCTAAAATGAGCCTTAAAGGCAACAAGCTTTATGTGCGTGGCTACCTTGGTGTTTCTATGCTTGGTCGCACTCAAGTTTGGGTTCGTTAA
- a CDS encoding DEAD/DEAH box helicase, with protein sequence MLKDALSRMADVFLPTVLMRGQEYQQTGHVLNIRLSEGLLKARVKGHSSQIYDVHIDLKSWPRTPAHCSCSYKMNCKHAAASLFSLQVRENYVIPGPSTEKKAQSLESWLDTLRTKTEEKIARSGSHEIAYLIEPQYIGYEHRISIRLALAKRRKKGGLGKKIPFNSVTDSRRKYFSPEDDAIIKILLDKNNIQVWFERLTIRNSDLLEQILKTERAYLSTMVITRSFPTSRPHDIDRGEKIHLGDELESTLVWQLTTEGKQYAVLESAGEAMHPLFLDKLWYLDQESNCLGLLKVPYNLGQLKKIMNMPPIDLDAASTVAMQMELSHFEIPAPTIYESKEVRMVKPQVIIHFDAIESTPGFPGVVLEQRVLFIADVFFDYEGITVDPADNNSKLIKEEDKKLIEIPRDFALEKKIYKEIVQILSLRCPTITEKLWADYYLDKEKIIAHLRHENDLSKFYDQILPALEKKNWQVEFIHPIYEEIVNADEVEWFSDIQDQGNDFFSYQLGILVEGKQVNIVPLVTELISKLNNKKIDDLPDETLVRMPLPDGKALQVELGRVKPLIRFLLHYGARQLKNETQLRISRYQLILMRETELAVAAVSTRWLGAEIIRRQLQQLTSMQSIPVIEVPKGLKTKLRDYQHEGLNWLQFLRLSHFGGVLADDMGLGKTVQTLAHLQVEKEQGRLLKPSLIVVPTSLVGNWFEEAKRFTPDLKLLVFHGTGRHQDNFADYDVVVSTYGLIQRDKTRFIDYHFYYLILDEAQSIKNARTKTTQIIQQIKANHRLCLSGTPLENHLGELWSLFHFLMPGLLGDSKQFRQFFKNPIEKEANADRKKILAKRVQPFILRRTKNQVARELPDKTEMTRTIELTGPQRDLYEAIRMSMEKKVREAIAQNGMEKSHILLLDALLKLRQVCCDPKLLSIPEAEMAYGTSAKLEALMELLESLIDEGRRILIFSQFTSMLKLIEEQLVKRNYHYLKLTGQTQNRQTLVNTFQEGNIPIFLISLKAGGTGLNLTRADTVIHYDPWWNPAVEDQATDRSHRIGQENPVFVYKLITSGTVEEAILAMQNKKRELVEDILSENVSGMIQLSSQDIEQFFMPLSKDLLSLS encoded by the coding sequence ATGCTCAAAGATGCATTATCACGGATGGCCGATGTTTTTTTACCTACCGTTTTGATGCGAGGCCAAGAGTATCAGCAGACAGGCCATGTGCTTAATATTCGCTTAAGTGAAGGTTTACTTAAAGCGCGTGTTAAAGGGCACTCTAGCCAAATTTATGATGTTCATATTGATTTAAAATCCTGGCCTAGAACGCCAGCGCATTGTAGTTGCTCCTATAAAATGAATTGCAAACATGCAGCTGCAAGTTTGTTTTCTCTACAAGTGAGAGAGAACTATGTCATCCCGGGGCCGTCAACTGAAAAAAAAGCTCAATCTTTGGAATCGTGGCTTGATACACTGCGCACGAAGACAGAAGAAAAAATAGCTCGATCCGGTTCTCATGAAATTGCCTATCTTATCGAGCCACAATATATAGGTTATGAGCATCGCATTAGCATTAGACTAGCATTGGCAAAACGGCGTAAAAAAGGTGGATTGGGTAAAAAAATTCCCTTCAATAGCGTCACTGACAGTCGAAGAAAATATTTTTCTCCCGAAGACGATGCAATTATTAAAATCCTGCTGGACAAAAACAATATCCAAGTTTGGTTTGAGCGATTAACCATACGTAACAGTGATCTCTTAGAACAAATTCTCAAAACGGAAAGAGCCTATTTATCCACAATGGTAATTACTCGCTCATTCCCGACGTCCCGCCCCCACGATATAGATAGAGGCGAAAAGATACATTTGGGTGATGAGTTAGAGTCAACTTTAGTTTGGCAACTGACTACAGAAGGGAAACAATATGCTGTGTTAGAGTCGGCAGGTGAAGCGATGCACCCTCTCTTTTTAGATAAGCTTTGGTACCTGGATCAAGAGAGCAATTGTCTTGGTTTGTTGAAAGTGCCTTATAACCTTGGGCAGCTAAAAAAGATTATGAATATGCCGCCCATCGATTTGGATGCAGCTTCTACTGTTGCCATGCAAATGGAGCTAAGTCATTTTGAAATTCCTGCACCTACGATTTATGAGAGCAAAGAAGTACGCATGGTAAAGCCGCAGGTGATCATTCATTTTGATGCCATTGAATCGACACCAGGATTTCCTGGTGTCGTCCTCGAACAACGAGTACTCTTTATCGCTGATGTTTTTTTTGATTACGAAGGGATAACAGTAGACCCAGCTGACAACAACAGCAAATTGATTAAAGAGGAAGATAAAAAATTAATTGAAATTCCTCGTGATTTCGCTTTGGAAAAAAAGATATATAAAGAGATTGTACAAATTTTAAGCCTGCGCTGTCCCACGATAACAGAAAAATTGTGGGCAGATTATTATCTCGACAAGGAAAAGATTATAGCTCATTTACGTCATGAAAATGACTTGTCTAAATTTTATGATCAGATTCTGCCAGCGCTTGAAAAAAAGAATTGGCAGGTTGAATTTATTCACCCCATTTATGAAGAGATCGTTAATGCGGATGAGGTTGAGTGGTTTTCGGACATTCAAGATCAGGGAAATGATTTCTTCTCTTACCAGTTAGGGATTTTGGTAGAAGGGAAACAAGTCAACATCGTGCCCCTCGTCACCGAATTGATCAGCAAATTGAACAATAAGAAGATTGATGATTTGCCTGATGAAACGTTGGTGAGAATGCCTCTCCCTGATGGAAAAGCATTGCAAGTTGAATTGGGTCGTGTGAAACCCTTAATTCGTTTCCTGCTGCATTACGGAGCGCGTCAGCTTAAGAATGAAACACAACTTCGCATCTCTCGCTATCAATTAATATTAATGCGCGAAACGGAACTAGCAGTCGCTGCAGTTTCTACACGTTGGCTGGGCGCTGAAATCATACGTCGTCAGTTGCAGCAACTGACGAGCATGCAAAGCATTCCTGTGATTGAGGTCCCAAAGGGGTTGAAAACCAAGTTGCGAGATTACCAACATGAAGGCCTCAATTGGTTACAATTTTTACGGTTAAGCCATTTTGGGGGCGTGCTGGCAGATGACATGGGCTTGGGCAAAACAGTACAGACCTTGGCTCATTTACAAGTGGAGAAAGAGCAAGGGAGACTTCTAAAACCTAGTCTTATTGTTGTACCAACCAGTTTGGTTGGTAATTGGTTTGAAGAGGCGAAGCGATTTACCCCGGACTTAAAACTGTTGGTTTTCCATGGTACAGGACGTCATCAGGATAATTTTGCTGATTATGACGTTGTTGTTTCAACGTATGGACTTATTCAGCGGGATAAAACGCGTTTTATTGACTATCATTTCTACTATTTAATTTTGGATGAGGCACAATCCATAAAAAATGCGCGTACAAAAACGACACAAATTATTCAGCAAATAAAGGCAAATCATCGCTTATGTTTGTCAGGAACACCACTTGAGAATCATTTGGGTGAGTTGTGGTCACTGTTTCATTTTCTAATGCCTGGCTTATTGGGGGATAGTAAGCAATTCCGACAATTTTTCAAAAATCCGATTGAGAAAGAAGCGAATGCTGACAGAAAAAAGATTCTCGCCAAACGAGTTCAGCCATTTATATTGCGTCGTACTAAAAATCAAGTGGCTCGTGAATTGCCTGATAAAACAGAAATGACGCGGACCATCGAGTTGACGGGACCGCAGCGGGATCTCTACGAAGCAATAAGAATGAGCATGGAGAAAAAAGTCCGAGAAGCGATTGCCCAAAACGGTATGGAAAAAAGCCATATTCTTCTTTTAGATGCGCTTTTGAAATTGCGACAGGTTTGTTGTGATCCCAAATTGCTTTCAATACCGGAAGCAGAAATGGCTTATGGTACCTCTGCAAAACTTGAAGCATTGATGGAGTTGCTTGAAAGCTTAATTGATGAGGGGCGGCGAATATTGATTTTTTCACAATTTACTTCAATGCTTAAATTGATTGAAGAACAATTAGTAAAGCGTAACTATCATTATTTGAAATTAACTGGCCAGACACAAAACAGGCAGACTCTGGTAAATACTTTCCAAGAGGGAAATATCCCGATCTTTCTCATCAGTCTGAAAGCTGGTGGCACTGGTCTAAATTTAACGCGCGCAGATACTGTCATTCACTATGATCCTTGGTGGAACCCGGCTGTGGAAGATCAAGCCACGGATAGAAGCCATCGTATAGGACAAGAGAACCCTGTATTCGTGTATAAATTAATCACTTCAGGCACAGTCGAAGAGGCTATTTTAGCTATGCAAAATAAAAAAAGAGAGTTAGTGGAAGATATTTTGTCTGAGAATGTTAGTGGGATGATTCAGCTTAGCTCGCAAGATATTGAGCAATTTTTTATGCCCTTGTCCAAGGATTTATTGTCATTAAGTTAA
- a CDS encoding NAD+ synthase — protein MSQVLQILMAQINPLVGAIGANTEKIANIIKLHQDQHDVIVFPELAISGYPPEDLLLRQDFHKQVEQALQVIQEITKECHVIVGHPCLEDDRVCFNAASIFYNGTRVAHYHKQHLPNYGVFDEERYFHHGEAKPCILPIKGYQFGVCICEDIWFKGPVEQLLEAKVDGFFCLNASPFDYKKQGLRENLLKKYAKKGVSIFYVNQVGGQDELVFDGHSMAFNAQGVLCARAPLFQEALQTITFNQQTITGEIVSLPAEDKLIYDALVCGTRDYVQKNGFPGVLLGLSGGVDSALTLAIAVDALGASRVHAVMMPSRFTASISVEDAQKQLQTLGVANSILSIEPTFKSFLETLAPSFVGYKADTTEENIQARIRGILLMALSNKTGKMVLTTSNKSETAVGYATLYGDMAGGLAVLKDILKTQVYALARYRNSIAPIIPERVFTRAPSAELAENQTDQDTLPDYAILDAIIKAYMENNVAAQEIIASGYAPEVVYKVIRLIKQNEYKRRQGPPGIKVSPRAFGRDWRMPITSGFVP, from the coding sequence ATGTCCCAAGTTCTCCAAATACTTATGGCTCAGATCAACCCCTTGGTGGGTGCGATTGGAGCGAATACAGAAAAAATTGCCAATATTATAAAACTGCATCAAGATCAACATGATGTTATTGTTTTCCCAGAGTTGGCTATCAGCGGTTATCCCCCAGAAGATTTATTGTTGCGACAGGATTTTCATAAGCAAGTTGAACAAGCCCTGCAAGTTATCCAGGAAATAACAAAAGAATGTCATGTCATCGTTGGACATCCTTGTTTAGAAGATGACCGTGTCTGTTTCAATGCCGCTAGTATTTTTTATAACGGCACTCGAGTCGCCCATTACCATAAGCAACATCTACCCAACTATGGCGTATTTGACGAGGAACGTTATTTTCACCATGGAGAAGCAAAGCCTTGTATTTTGCCCATTAAAGGTTATCAATTTGGTGTTTGTATTTGCGAAGATATTTGGTTTAAAGGACCCGTTGAACAGTTACTGGAAGCCAAAGTGGATGGCTTTTTTTGCTTGAATGCTTCTCCTTTTGATTATAAGAAACAAGGTTTACGTGAAAATTTATTAAAGAAATACGCTAAAAAAGGTGTAAGTATTTTTTACGTCAATCAAGTTGGAGGGCAAGATGAGTTGGTTTTTGATGGCCACTCAATGGCATTTAATGCCCAGGGAGTACTATGCGCCCGCGCCCCCCTTTTTCAGGAGGCATTGCAAACCATTACCTTTAACCAACAAACGATCACTGGCGAAATTGTCTCTTTGCCAGCTGAAGATAAACTCATTTATGACGCTTTGGTTTGTGGTACACGGGATTATGTGCAAAAAAACGGTTTTCCTGGCGTATTGCTGGGTTTATCAGGAGGGGTGGATTCAGCCCTGACCTTAGCAATTGCAGTAGATGCTTTAGGAGCATCGCGGGTTCATGCCGTGATGATGCCTTCTCGATTTACCGCCAGTATTAGCGTGGAAGACGCGCAAAAACAACTTCAAACCTTAGGCGTAGCCAATTCAATTCTCTCTATTGAACCGACCTTCAAGAGCTTTCTTGAAACCCTCGCCCCTTCTTTTGTAGGTTATAAAGCAGACACTACTGAAGAAAACATACAGGCGAGGATTCGTGGCATTTTATTAATGGCCCTTTCGAACAAAACAGGAAAAATGGTACTCACCACCAGTAATAAAAGCGAAACAGCCGTCGGTTACGCCACCTTATATGGTGATATGGCTGGTGGATTAGCCGTCTTAAAGGATATCTTAAAAACTCAGGTTTACGCTTTGGCACGTTACCGCAATTCAATAGCACCGATTATTCCCGAGAGGGTGTTCACCCGAGCTCCCTCTGCAGAATTGGCCGAAAATCAAACCGATCAAGATACTTTGCCTGATTATGCCATTCTCGACGCCATCATCAAAGCCTACATGGAAAACAATGTCGCTGCACAAGAAATCATCGCATCAGGTTATGCTCCTGAAGTTGTCTATAAAGTTATTCGTTTAATTAAACAGAATGAATACAAACGACGACAAGGTCCTCCAGGCATTAAAGTTTCTCCTCGCGCCTTCGGTCGTGATTGGCGCATGCCAATCACTTCAGGCTTTGTGCCATAG